The following are encoded together in the Myxococcota bacterium genome:
- a CDS encoding PilZ domain-containing protein: MTDRSTFDRRKYPRVRTESLVSIARVDRRESLAHALDVSIGGIRFQCVGLEVELGETLRVQLTIGARTILVEGQLVRVTDLDGFTQEVALSFTNVDPETLRFLGSNLPEGYELEPNEK; the protein is encoded by the coding sequence GTGACCGACCGTTCGACCTTCGACCGCCGAAAGTACCCGCGGGTGCGCACGGAGTCACTCGTGTCGATCGCGCGGGTCGACCGGCGCGAGTCGCTGGCGCACGCGCTCGACGTGTCGATCGGCGGCATCCGCTTCCAGTGCGTCGGCCTCGAGGTCGAGCTGGGCGAGACGCTGCGCGTGCAGCTCACGATCGGCGCGCGCACCATCCTGGTCGAGGGCCAGCTCGTGCGAGTCACCGACCTCGACGGCTTCACGCAGGAGGTCGCGCTCTCGTTCACGAACGTGGACCCCGAGACGCTGCGCTTCCTGGGCTCGAACCTGCCCGAAGGCTACGAGCTCGAGCCCAACGAGAAGTAG
- a CDS encoding DNA polymerase IV, with protein MIVLILIPGLYAAVEQADNPALRGRPVVVGADPAKRGTVTSASREARARGVTEGMEMRRALELCPDAAVRPTRLERYREVAAELRALLRAETDRIEELGIEGTFLELDPSIDPVARAAELCVRVQAELGVAAVAGIAPTRFVAHLAARHTGPGGIRQVGEAEVRSFLAPFPVTEIWGLGPATAEKLGARGVHTIATLAAVDLATLSQIVGRGASALLDYARGADREPLRPKPHARTLSQERTLDEPAIDLRGLATLLETLAERLERGLARERRAARTVTLGLRFVDGTRVTRSAPLPQPSADRAVFAEAAQSLLSRTQAGARPVRRVRLAVSSLVRAEAGADARQLRLF; from the coding sequence GATTCCCGGACTCTATGCCGCCGTGGAGCAGGCCGACAATCCGGCGCTGCGCGGCCGGCCCGTGGTCGTGGGCGCAGATCCCGCGAAGCGCGGCACGGTCACCAGCGCCAGCCGCGAGGCTCGTGCGCGCGGAGTGACTGAGGGCATGGAGATGCGCCGCGCGCTCGAGCTGTGTCCCGACGCGGCGGTGCGGCCGACCCGGCTCGAGCGCTACCGCGAAGTGGCGGCGGAGCTGCGGGCGTTGCTGCGCGCCGAGACCGACCGGATCGAGGAGCTCGGCATCGAGGGCACGTTCCTCGAGCTCGACCCGTCGATCGATCCGGTGGCGCGCGCGGCCGAGCTCTGCGTGCGCGTGCAGGCCGAGCTCGGCGTCGCGGCCGTGGCCGGCATCGCGCCGACGCGCTTCGTCGCCCACCTCGCGGCGAGACACACCGGGCCGGGCGGAATCCGGCAGGTCGGCGAGGCCGAGGTGCGCAGCTTTCTCGCGCCGTTTCCCGTGACCGAGATCTGGGGCCTCGGCCCGGCAACGGCCGAGAAGCTCGGCGCGCGCGGGGTGCACACGATCGCGACGCTGGCCGCGGTCGACCTGGCCACGCTCAGCCAGATCGTGGGGCGGGGCGCATCGGCTCTGCTCGACTACGCGCGCGGCGCCGACCGCGAGCCGCTGCGCCCCAAGCCGCACGCGCGCACGCTGTCCCAGGAGCGCACGCTCGACGAGCCGGCGATCGACCTGCGCGGCCTGGCGACCCTGCTCGAGACGCTCGCCGAACGGCTCGAGCGCGGGCTCGCGCGCGAGCGCCGCGCCGCGCGCACGGTCACGCTGGGCCTGCGCTTCGTGGACGGCACGCGAGTCACGCGCTCGGCGCCGCTGCCGCAGCCCTCGGCCGACCGCGCGGTGTTCGCCGAGGCGGCACAGTCGCTGCTGTCGCGCACCCAGGCGGGCGCGCGCCCGGTCCGGCGCGTGCGGCTGGCCGTGTCCAGCCTGGTGCGCGCCGAGGCCGGCGCCGACGCGCGCCAGCTGCGCTTGTTCTAG